In Plasmodium chabaudi chabaudi strain AS genome assembly, chromosome: 9, the following proteins share a genomic window:
- a CDS encoding endoplasmic reticulum oxidoreductin, putative — protein sequence MKIYLISYVFPLMVYLLYTLLKDQSGFSQYNDYLISKINDALLYFNIYEIKFPSSYTNNEKILGLHIRDIEEDSRVAYEILKELTQKNYFRIFKVNLHIPCKLQKISEKCNEKTKCSVCECTEDEIPYNFRTNEVEIIHDQYAQEDLKQTFIASKLYKDILGTYDPSDEGFLSYVDLIYNSPSYTAYEGKSIWNRIYLENCFQNGENTCTEMNNFYKIISGMQSCIAALSSEYYYLKNDFVFGDMYTDNTIKNHYIKKIDYDYNISFFKDKLALYPDRIENLYFTFAILLRALCRLKPLFSQCKCNSGIKENDKDAFKLLNEFLEKQYHSCSSEEFLEPIFPNHGKEILSKFMNITSILDCVPCIKCKLHGKLKTTALQIALVEGVGHEHIGSLERNEATALINAIYHFADAILIIKKFEERLKLKKTLFMFYVVSVTLFILLVVVSVIYITIRTRHKKKIKAAKKNA from the exons ATGaagatttatttaatttcgTATGTCTTCCCTCTCAtggtatatttattatatacctTGTTAAAGGATCAAAGTGGGTTTTCACAATATAACGACTACttaatttcaaaaataaacgatgcattattatattttaatatatatgaaataaaatttccaAGTAGCtatacaaataatgaaaaaattctGGGACTACATATTCGAGACATTGAAGAAGATTCTCGTGTAGCATAcgaaatattaaaagaactaacacaaaaaaattattttcgaATATTTAAAGTTAATTTACATATTCCTTGTAAACTTCAAAAGATTAGCGAAAAATGTAATgagaaaacaaaatgtaGTGTTTGTGAATGTACCGAAGATGAAATACCTTACAATTTTCGAACCAATGAAGTTGAAATTATACATGATCAATATGCTCAGGAAGATTTAAAACAAACATTTATAGCtagtaaattatataaagatatattagGAACATATGATCCTTCCGATGAAGGCTTTTTATCTTACGttgatttaatttataactCTCCTTCCTATACCGCCTACGAAGGGAAAAGCATATG GAATCGAATATATTTAGAGAACTGCTTTCAGAACGGAGAAAACACATGCACagaaatgaataatttttataaaataatatcagGAATGCAATCATGTATTGCAGCTTTATCTTcggaatattattatttaaaaaatgattttgtTTTTGGTGATATGTATACAGATAATACAATTAAAAAccattatattaaaaaaatagattatgattataatatatcgTTTTTTAAAGATAAATTAGCTTTATATCCTGATCGAATTGAAaacttatattttacttttgCAATATTATTACGAGCCTTATGTCGATTGAAACCTCTTTTTAGTCAGTGCAAATGCAATTCAG GCATTAAAGAAAACGACAAAGATGCATTCAAActtttaaatgaatttcTCGAAAAACAGTATCACTCATGCTCTTCAGAGGAATTTCTTGAGCCTATATTTCCAAATCATGGAAAAGAAATCTTATCAAAGTTTATGAACATAACAAGCATCTTAGATTGTGTTCCATGCATTAAATGCAAACTACatggaaaattaaaaacaacAGCTTTGCAAATAGCTTTAGTG GAAGGAGTAGGGCATGAGCATATTGGCTCCCTTGAAAGAAATGAAGCAACTGCTTTAATAAATGCTATCTACCATTTTGCTGATGCAATCTTAATTATCAAAAA GTTTGAAGAGCGACTGAAATTGAAGAAAACgctatttatgttttatgtAGTATCCGTTACGTTGTTCATACTTTTAGTGGTGGTCTCGGTTATTTACATAACCATACGAACTCgccacaaaaaaaaaattaaagctgcaaaaaaaaatgcataa